A window of Parambassis ranga chromosome 10, fParRan2.1, whole genome shotgun sequence contains these coding sequences:
- the hnrnpaba gene encoding heterogeneous nuclear ribonucleoprotein A/Ba has product MSEAEQQYMETSENGHELEDDYNGAGHTEEGNDDSAENDCGEGAGPDEDDSSQNGGTEGGQIDASKGEEDAGKMFVGGLSWDTSKKDLKDYFSKFGEVTDCTIKMDQQTGRSRGFGFILFKDAASVDKVLEQKEHRLDGRQIDPKKAMAMKKEPVKKIFVGGLNPDTSKETIQEYFGTYGEIETIELPQDPKTEKRRGFVFITYKDEAPVKKVMEKKYHSVGGSKCEIKIAQPKEVYLQQQYGARGYTGRGRARGGQGQNWNQGYNNYWNQGYGQNYYGQQGYGYGGYGNYDYSGGYYNYGGGYDYNQGNTSYGKTPRRGGHQSSYKPY; this is encoded by the exons ATGTctgaggcagagcagcagtacATGGAAACATCAGAAAACGGCCACGAGCTGGAGGATGATTATAACGGAGCCGGCCACACCGAGGAAGGGAACGACGACAGCGCCGAGAATGACTGCGGGGAGGGCGCCGGGCCCGACGAGGACGACAGCTCGCAGAACGGTGGCACCGAGGGCGGCCAAATCGACGCCAGCAAAGGCGAGGAGGATGCGGG GAAAATGTTTGTTGGTGGCCTCAGCTGGGACACAAGCAAGAAGGATCTCAAAGATTACTTCTCTAAATTTGGGGAGGTGACGGACTGCACCATCAAGATGGACCAGCAAACAGGCCGGTCACGAGGGTTTGGCTTCATTCTCTTCAAAGATGCAGCCAGTGTCGACAAG GTCCTTGAACAGAAGGAGCACAGGCTAGATGGCAGACAGATTGACCCCAAGAAGGCCATGGCCATGAAGAAGGAACCAGTGAAGAAAATCTTTGTGGGAGGCCTTAACCCTGACACTTCAAAGGAGACCATTCAAGAATACTTCGGGACTTATGGAGAG atTGAGACCATTGAGCTTCCGCAGGATCCAAAGACTGAGAAGAGGAGGGgatttgtatttattacatATAAAGACGAGGCTCCTGTCAAGAAGGTCATGGAGAAGAAGTACCACAGCGTTGGTGGAAGCAAG TGTGAAATTAAAATAGCCCAGCCCAAAGAGGTctacctgcagcagcagtatgGTGCACGTGGATACACGGGCCGTGGTAGGGCACGTGGTG GTCAGGGGCAGAACTGGAACCAAGGCTACAACAACTACTGGAACCAGGGATATGGCCAGAACTATTATGGACAGCAAGGCTATGGATATGGCGGATATGGCAACTATGACTACTCTGGTGGTTATTACAACTATGGGGGTGGCTACGATTACA ACCAGGGCAATACAAGCTATGGGAAAACTCCAAGACGTGGAGGCCACCAGAGTAGCTACAAGCCATACTGA
- the ctbp1l gene encoding C-terminal-binding protein 1 isoform X1, translated as MALMDKHKQVKRQRLDRICEGIRPPILNGPMHPRPLVALLDGRDCTVEMPILKDVATVAFCDAQSTQEIHEKVLNEAVAGLLYHTITLSRDDLEKFKGLRVIVRIGSGFDNVDIKAAAELGIAVCNVPAASVEETADTSLCLILNLYRRVTWMHQALREGTRASSVEQIREVAGGAARIRGETLGIIGLGRVGQAVALRAKAFGFGVIFYDPYLPDGVERSLGLQRMATLQDLLIHSDCVSLHCSLNEHNHHLINDFTIKQMRQGAFLVNTSRGGLVDEKALAQALKEGRIRGAALDVHETEPFSFSTGPLKDAPNLICTPHTSWYSEQASIEAREEAAREVRRAITGRIPDSLKNCVNKEYLMAASQWPSMDAATVHPELNGAAYRFPPGLINVAAAAGGLPGAGAGVEGLVSGTLAHGIAPVSHPPHAPSPGQPTKAEADRDISSDQ; from the exons ATGGCTCTGATGGACAAGCACAAACAGGTCAAGCGCCAGAGACTTGACCGCATTTGCGAAG GTATCCGACCCCCAATCCTAAATGGGCCAATGCACCCACGGCCCCTGGTGGCCCTGCTGGATGGCCGGGACTGCACTGTGGAAATGCCCATCCTCAAAGATGTGGCCACAGTGGCTTTCTGCGACGCACAGTCCACACAAGAGATTCATGAGAAG GTGCTAAATGAAGCAGTGGCTGGTCTGTTGTACCATACTATCACTCTATCCAGAGATGACTTGGAAAAGTTTAAAGGCCTACGAGTAATCGTCAGGATCGGCTCTGGTTTTGACAACGTTGAcatcaaagctgctgctgagcttg GTATTGCCGTCTGTAACGTGCCAGCAGCCTCAGTGGAGGAGACGGCCGACACTTCGCTATGTCTGATTCTTAACCTGTACAGGCGAGTCACCTGGATGCACCAAGCCCTAAGGGAGGGAACCCGTGCCTCCAGTGTGGAGCAGATCAGGGAGGTGGCTGGTGGTGCTGCTCGTATCCGGGGTGAAACGCTGGGCATCATTGGCCTAG GGCGTGTCGGCCAAGCTGTTGCTCTTCGGGCCAAGGCCTTCGGTTTTGGCGTGATCTTTTATGACCCTTACCTGCCTGATGGCGTGGAGCGCTCACTGGGCCTGCAGCGAATGGCTACCCTGCAGGACCTGCTCATCCACTCTGACTGTGTGTCCCTGCACTGCAGCCTCAACGAGCACAACCACCACCTCATTAATGATTTCACCATCAAACAG ATGCGTCAAGGAGCTTTCTTGGTTAACACATCAAGAGGCGGTCTGGTTGACGAGAAAGCACTGGCTCAGGCCTTGAAGGAGGGCCGGATACGAGGAGCTGCCCTTGATGTCCATGAGACGGAACCTTTCAG tttttcaACAGGCCCTCTGAAAGACGCCCCTAACCTGATCTGTACTCCGCACACATCTTGGTACAGTGAGCAGGCCTCGATTGAGGCTCGTGAAGAGGCAGCCAGGGAAGTGCGCCGAGCCATTACTG GGCGTATCCCTGACAGTCTCAAGAACTGTGTTAATAAGGAGTATCTAATGGCAGCCTCTCAGTGGCCCAGCATGGACGCAGCTACTGTTCACCCAGAACTTAATGGAGCCGCTTACAG ATTTCCTCCAGGTCTGATCaatgttgcagcagcagcagggggtcTTCCTGGAGCCGGTGCAGGCGTTGAGGGTTTGGTTTCAGGAACCCTCGCACATGGCATCGCCCCTGTCTCCCATCCCCCTCACGCACCCTCTCCTGGGCAGCCCACTAAGGCTGAAGCTGACAGAGACATCTCCTCCGACCAATAG
- the LOC114442589 gene encoding protein FAM53C-like isoform X1, translating into MVTLITEQLRKQSLEEPYHKAFSFSANVALPAVGSSPTVSWSAGKPTQESSSAKAGVLDDSCGLHSPWSSSYSRELAQGPEVFFADKAFQSSPPPPPPKRHCRSLSVPEDLSRCRSSWHPSASKVWTPVKRGCHSGGASSSGSGASSLHLFGPNSSFNSSKHSSSSPTFFSLALSADSPLSCGFSWDPCDTLKEAFSTSFAAPSSCSSSPAPLLSHSVLQRRFSLSPVHIHNASVAPLLPQPSPASALIYGCPGLEHPALSPSPTSACSTPSSSRRDLHPALPRCHSQPCDMRRPRLKRRHDPDVLSCPRPGLDFSKMTQIGNCESFVCGTGGYTMSSQAERCSAFSPAEFLGRASIVPLSESEEEEEEEEERKRTLIDGGQTMVFERDCTELDLNLIEEN; encoded by the exons ATGGTGACACTTATAACTGAGCAGCTCCGTAAGCAGAGTTTGGAGGAACCTTATCACAAAGCTTTCTCATTCAGTGCAAATGTG GCATTACCAGCCGTGGGTTCCAGTCCTACCGTCTCTTGGAGTGCGGGTAAACCAACACAAG AGTCCAGCTCCGCCAAAGCCGGTGTTTTGGATGATTCCTGTGGACTGCACTCCCCGTGGTCCTCTTCCTACTCTAGAGAACTCGCTCAGGGACCAGAGGTCTTCTTTGCTGACAAGGCTTTCCAAAGTTCACCTCCACCGCCGCCTCCAAAACGCCACTGCAGGTCCCTCTCAGTTCCAGAGGATCTGTCCCGGTGTCGCTCCAGCTGGCATCCCAGTGCATCAAAGGTGTGGACGCCAGTCAAACGTGGCTGCCACAGCGGAGGAGCATCTAGTTCTGGCTCTGGAGCCAGTTCTTTGCATCTCTTTGGTCCCAACTCCTCCTTTAACTCGTCCAAACACTCATCTTCCAGCCCCACCTTCTTCAGCCTTGCATTGTCAGCTGACTCCCCTTTATCATGTGGCTTCTCATGGGACCCCTGTGACACTCTGAAAGAAGCGTTTTCTACCTCCTTTGCTGCTCCTTCGTCCTGCTCGTCTTCCCCGGCCCCCCTGCTGTCTCACTCGGTATTGCAGCGCCgcttctccctctcccctgTGCATATTCACAATGCTTCTGTGGCACCCTTGCTCCCCCAGCCTTCCCCTGCTTCAGCTCTGATATATGGCTGTCCAGGCCTGGAACATCCAGCCCTGTCTCCATCTCCCACTTCAGCTTGCAGCACACCGTCCTCTTCTAGGCGTGACCTGCACCCTGCATTACCACGGTGCCATTCACAACCCTGCGACATGCGCAGACCTCGCCTGAAGAGGCGGCATGACCCGGATGTTTTGTCCTGCCCAAGGCCAGGCCTAGACTTCAGCAAGATGACACAG atTGGTAATTGTGAGAGCTTCGTGTGTGGAACGGGTGGCTACACAATGTCTTCCCAGGCGGAGCGGTGTTCAGCTTTCTCACCTGCTGAGTTCCTGGGACGAGCCAGCATCGTGCCATTAAGTgaaagtgaggaggaagaggaggaggaggaggagaggaaaagaacTCTAATAGACGGAGGACAAACAATGGTTTTTGAAAGAGACTGCACAGAGTTGGATTTGAACCTTATAGAAGAGAACTGA
- the phykpl gene encoding 5-phosphohydroxy-L-lysine phospho-lyase, with protein sequence MAQGKLSKEETLAMRNRLIGQSCRLFYSDRPVKIVRARGQYLYDENGERYLDCISNVHHVGHCHPSITKAAAAQMDVLNTNTRFLHDNIVLYAERLAATLPEKLCVFYFVNSGSEANDLALRLAQQYTQHQDVIVLDHAYHGHLMSLIDISPYKFRKLTGQKEWVHVAPLPDTYRGIYREDHPDPGQAYADTVKEIIDGVHMKGRKISSFFAESLPSVGGQIILPKGYSVKVAEYVRSAGGVFVADEVQTGFGRVGSHFWAFQLQGEDFCPDIVTMGKPMGNGHPLACVATTVEIAGAFTANGVEYFNTFGGNPVSCAIGLAVLDVIEEEDLRGNATRVGAHLKDLLKKLQTRHEIIGDVRGVGLFVGLELVTDREKKIPATKTAALVVKRLKEEDRICASTDGPWESVVKFKPPMCFSMKDAELVVECIDRILTEIKANDLKLDKKDI encoded by the exons ATGGCACAAGGAAAACTCAGCAAAGAAGAAACCCTCGCAATGAGGAATAGATTAATCGG GCAGTCGTGTCGGCTTTTCTACTCAGACAGGCCCGTGAAAATAGTAAGAGCAAGAGGACAATATCTTTATGATGAAAATGGCGAACGTTACTTAGACTGTATCAGTAACGTTCATCATG TGGGTCATTGTCACCCCAGCATTAcaaaagctgctgcagcacagatggaCGTCTTGAACACAAATACACGCTTCCTGCATGACAACATTGTCCTGTATGCAGAGCGCTTGGCTGCCACCCTGCCCGAGAAGCTGTGCGTTTTCTACTTTGTTAACTCCGG TTCAGAGGCCAATGATCTTGCCCTGCGCCTTGCACAGCAGTACACTCAACACCAGGACGTCATAGTGCTGGACCA TGCATACCATGGGCATCTTATGTCCCTCATCGACATTAGCCCTTACAAGTTCCGGAAACTGACAGGACAAAAAGAATGGGTTCATGTG GCTCCGTTACCGGATACCTACAGAGGCATATACAGGGAGGACCACCCCGATCCCGGGCAAGCATATGCTGATACAGTAAAAGAAATAATAGATGGGGTGCACATGAAAGGTCGAAAG ATCTCATCCTTCTTTGCTGAATCGCTGCCTAGTGTTGGAGGACAAATCATCCTGCCCAAAGGTTACTCAGTGAAAGTTGCAGA GTATGTGCGTTCAGCCGGTGGAGTGTTTGTGGCAGATGAGGTGCAGACTGGTTTTGGACGTGTGGGAAGTCATTTCTGGGCTTTCCAGCTTCAAGGAGAAGATTTCTGTCCAGACATAGTGACCATGGGCAAACCAATGGGGAATGGGCATCCTCTGGCATGTGTGGCAACTACTGTAGAGATAGCTGGAGCATTCACAGCCAACGGAGTAGAGTACTTCAATACG TTTGGAGGGAATCCAGTGTCATGTGCAATTGGCCTTGCAGTCCTTGATGTGATAGAGGAGGAGGACCTGAGAGGAAATGCCACAAGGGTGGGAGCACATCTGAAAGATTTGCTCAAAAAACTACAAACACGACATGAAATAATTGGAGATGTCAG aggTGTGGGACTGTTTGTAGGACTTGAGCTGgttacagacagagagaagaagattCCTGCCACAAAGACAGCTGCATTGGTAGTAAAGAG GTTGAAGGAGGAGGATCGAATCTGTGCGAGTACAGATGGACCTTGGGAAAGTGTCGTAAAGTTTAAACCTCCAATGTGCTTCAGCATGAAGGACGCAGAACTGGTGGTGGAATGTATTGATCGCATCCTCACAG AAATTAAAGCCAATGACCTCAAATTGGACAAGAAGGACATCTAA
- the nme5 gene encoding nucleoside diphosphate kinase homolog 5 yields the protein MEQTFSPRIYVETTLAIIKPDAFQKAEEIEDIILKSGFIIPQKRILQLSPEQCSDFYADHYGKVFFTSLTDFMSSGPIVAMTLARDNAIDHWKSIIGPVNSTKARESHPECLRAKYGTSHLKNAVHGSETFYAAVKEIKFMFPDSVIEPFPSREANEDYLRRHVNPVLLHGLTELCKNKPLDPCIWFADWLLKNDPSEPQIGDPITVEEE from the exons aTGGAGCAAACCTTCAGTCCTCGTATTTATGTAGAAACAACTCTGGCTATTATTAAACCAGATGCCTTTCAAAAAGCTGAGGAGATTGAGGATATTATTCTCAAATCGGGCTTTATTATCCCACAG AAGCGGATTCTTCAGCTAAGTCCAGAACAATGCAGTGACTTCTATGCAGACCACTATGGAAAGGTCTTCTTCACCAGTTTGACAGACTTCATGAGCTCTGGCCCCATTGTTGCAATGACTCTGGCCCGCGACAATGCTATTGACCACTGGAAGTCCATCATAGGACCTGTGAACAGCACCAAGGCTAGAGAATCTCATCCAGAATG TCTTAGAGCAAAATATGGCACCTCTCACCTGAAGAACGCAGTCCATGGCAGCGAAACATTCTATGCAGCTGTGAAAGAGATCAAATTTATGTTCCCGGACT ctgtAATCGAGCCCTTTCCCTCAAGAGAAGCGAATGAAGATTATCTCAGAAGACATGTAAACCCTGTTTTACTGCATGGACTCACTGAGCTCTGCAAAAACAAGCCACTCGACCCCTGT ATTTGGTTTGCTGACTGGCTGCTCAAGAACGATCCAAGTGAGCCTCAAATAGGTGATCCCATCACTGTAGAAGAGGAATga
- the LOC114442589 gene encoding protein FAM53C-like isoform X2: MVTLITEQLRKQSLEEPYHKAFSFSANVALPAVGSSPTVSWSAESSSAKAGVLDDSCGLHSPWSSSYSRELAQGPEVFFADKAFQSSPPPPPPKRHCRSLSVPEDLSRCRSSWHPSASKVWTPVKRGCHSGGASSSGSGASSLHLFGPNSSFNSSKHSSSSPTFFSLALSADSPLSCGFSWDPCDTLKEAFSTSFAAPSSCSSSPAPLLSHSVLQRRFSLSPVHIHNASVAPLLPQPSPASALIYGCPGLEHPALSPSPTSACSTPSSSRRDLHPALPRCHSQPCDMRRPRLKRRHDPDVLSCPRPGLDFSKMTQIGNCESFVCGTGGYTMSSQAERCSAFSPAEFLGRASIVPLSESEEEEEEEEERKRTLIDGGQTMVFERDCTELDLNLIEEN; encoded by the exons ATGGTGACACTTATAACTGAGCAGCTCCGTAAGCAGAGTTTGGAGGAACCTTATCACAAAGCTTTCTCATTCAGTGCAAATGTG GCATTACCAGCCGTGGGTTCCAGTCCTACCGTCTCTTGGAGTGCGG AGTCCAGCTCCGCCAAAGCCGGTGTTTTGGATGATTCCTGTGGACTGCACTCCCCGTGGTCCTCTTCCTACTCTAGAGAACTCGCTCAGGGACCAGAGGTCTTCTTTGCTGACAAGGCTTTCCAAAGTTCACCTCCACCGCCGCCTCCAAAACGCCACTGCAGGTCCCTCTCAGTTCCAGAGGATCTGTCCCGGTGTCGCTCCAGCTGGCATCCCAGTGCATCAAAGGTGTGGACGCCAGTCAAACGTGGCTGCCACAGCGGAGGAGCATCTAGTTCTGGCTCTGGAGCCAGTTCTTTGCATCTCTTTGGTCCCAACTCCTCCTTTAACTCGTCCAAACACTCATCTTCCAGCCCCACCTTCTTCAGCCTTGCATTGTCAGCTGACTCCCCTTTATCATGTGGCTTCTCATGGGACCCCTGTGACACTCTGAAAGAAGCGTTTTCTACCTCCTTTGCTGCTCCTTCGTCCTGCTCGTCTTCCCCGGCCCCCCTGCTGTCTCACTCGGTATTGCAGCGCCgcttctccctctcccctgTGCATATTCACAATGCTTCTGTGGCACCCTTGCTCCCCCAGCCTTCCCCTGCTTCAGCTCTGATATATGGCTGTCCAGGCCTGGAACATCCAGCCCTGTCTCCATCTCCCACTTCAGCTTGCAGCACACCGTCCTCTTCTAGGCGTGACCTGCACCCTGCATTACCACGGTGCCATTCACAACCCTGCGACATGCGCAGACCTCGCCTGAAGAGGCGGCATGACCCGGATGTTTTGTCCTGCCCAAGGCCAGGCCTAGACTTCAGCAAGATGACACAG atTGGTAATTGTGAGAGCTTCGTGTGTGGAACGGGTGGCTACACAATGTCTTCCCAGGCGGAGCGGTGTTCAGCTTTCTCACCTGCTGAGTTCCTGGGACGAGCCAGCATCGTGCCATTAAGTgaaagtgaggaggaagaggaggaggaggaggagaggaaaagaacTCTAATAGACGGAGGACAAACAATGGTTTTTGAAAGAGACTGCACAGAGTTGGATTTGAACCTTATAGAAGAGAACTGA
- the rack1 gene encoding small ribosomal subunit protein RACK1 encodes MTEQMTVRGTLKGHSGWVTQIATTPQYPDMILSASRDKSIIMWKLTRDETNYGIPQRSLKGHSHFVSDVVISSDGQFALSGAWDGTLRLWDLTTGLTTRQFVGHTKDVLSVAFSADNRQIVSGSRDKTIKLWNTLGVCKYTIQDEGHSEWVSCVRFSPNSSNPIIVSCGWDKMVKVWNLANCKLKTNHIGHTGFLNTVTVSPDGSLCASGGKDGQAMLWDLNEGKHLYTLDSGDVINALCFSPNRYWLCAATGPSIKIWDLEGKIIVDELRQEVISTNSKAEPPQCTSLAWSADGQTLFAGYTDNLIRVWQVTIGTR; translated from the exons ATGACCGAGCAGATGACAGTGAGGGGGACCCTCAAGGGGCACAGTGGATGGGTCACCCAGATCGCCACTACGCCCCAGTACCCCGACATGATTCTGTCGGCGTCCCGAG acaaGTCCATCATCATGTGGAAACTGACCCGTGATGAAACCAACTATGGTATCCCTCAACGCTCCCTGAAGGGCCACTCTCACTTTGTAAGTGATGTTGTCATCTCCTCAGATGGACAGTTTGCCCTGTCAGGTGCCTGGGATGGGACCCTCCGCCTGTGGGATCTCACCAC TGGCCTCACCACCCGCCAGTTTGTTGGACACACCAAGGATGTTTTGAGCGTGGCCTTCTCTGCTGACAACCGTCAGATTGTGTCTGGCTCCCGGGACAAGACCATCAAGCTGTGGAACACTCTTGGAGTTTGCAAGTACACCATCCAG GATGAGGGCCATTCTGAGTGGGTGTCTTGCGTCCGCTTCTCCCCCAACAGCAGCAACCCCATCATTGTCTCCTGCGGCTGGGACAAGATGGTCAAG GTGTGGAACTTGGCTAACTGCAAGCTGAAGACCAACCACATTGGCCACACTGGCTTCCTGAACACAGTGACAGTCTCTCCTGATGGCTCCCTGTGTGCCTCTGGTGGAAAG GATGGCCAGGCCATGCTGTGGGACCTGAATGAGGGCAAACACCTCTACACCCTGGACAGTGGTGATGTCATCAATGCCCTGTGCTTCAGCCCCAACCGCTACTGGCTGTGTGCTGCCACTGGCCCCAGCATCAAGATCTGG GATCTGGAGGGCAAGATCATTGTGGATGagctgagacaggaagtgatcagCACAAACAGCAAGGCTGAACCCCCACAGTGTACTTCCCTGGCATGGTCTGCTGATGGACAG ACCCTGTTCGCTGGCTACACTGACAACCTGATCAGAGTGTGGCAGGTTACTATTGGAACTCGATAA
- the ctbp1l gene encoding C-terminal-binding protein 1 isoform X2, whose amino-acid sequence MQGIRPPILNGPMHPRPLVALLDGRDCTVEMPILKDVATVAFCDAQSTQEIHEKVLNEAVAGLLYHTITLSRDDLEKFKGLRVIVRIGSGFDNVDIKAAAELGIAVCNVPAASVEETADTSLCLILNLYRRVTWMHQALREGTRASSVEQIREVAGGAARIRGETLGIIGLGRVGQAVALRAKAFGFGVIFYDPYLPDGVERSLGLQRMATLQDLLIHSDCVSLHCSLNEHNHHLINDFTIKQMRQGAFLVNTSRGGLVDEKALAQALKEGRIRGAALDVHETEPFSFSTGPLKDAPNLICTPHTSWYSEQASIEAREEAAREVRRAITGRIPDSLKNCVNKEYLMAASQWPSMDAATVHPELNGAAYRFPPGLINVAAAAGGLPGAGAGVEGLVSGTLAHGIAPVSHPPHAPSPGQPTKAEADRDISSDQ is encoded by the exons ATGCAAG GTATCCGACCCCCAATCCTAAATGGGCCAATGCACCCACGGCCCCTGGTGGCCCTGCTGGATGGCCGGGACTGCACTGTGGAAATGCCCATCCTCAAAGATGTGGCCACAGTGGCTTTCTGCGACGCACAGTCCACACAAGAGATTCATGAGAAG GTGCTAAATGAAGCAGTGGCTGGTCTGTTGTACCATACTATCACTCTATCCAGAGATGACTTGGAAAAGTTTAAAGGCCTACGAGTAATCGTCAGGATCGGCTCTGGTTTTGACAACGTTGAcatcaaagctgctgctgagcttg GTATTGCCGTCTGTAACGTGCCAGCAGCCTCAGTGGAGGAGACGGCCGACACTTCGCTATGTCTGATTCTTAACCTGTACAGGCGAGTCACCTGGATGCACCAAGCCCTAAGGGAGGGAACCCGTGCCTCCAGTGTGGAGCAGATCAGGGAGGTGGCTGGTGGTGCTGCTCGTATCCGGGGTGAAACGCTGGGCATCATTGGCCTAG GGCGTGTCGGCCAAGCTGTTGCTCTTCGGGCCAAGGCCTTCGGTTTTGGCGTGATCTTTTATGACCCTTACCTGCCTGATGGCGTGGAGCGCTCACTGGGCCTGCAGCGAATGGCTACCCTGCAGGACCTGCTCATCCACTCTGACTGTGTGTCCCTGCACTGCAGCCTCAACGAGCACAACCACCACCTCATTAATGATTTCACCATCAAACAG ATGCGTCAAGGAGCTTTCTTGGTTAACACATCAAGAGGCGGTCTGGTTGACGAGAAAGCACTGGCTCAGGCCTTGAAGGAGGGCCGGATACGAGGAGCTGCCCTTGATGTCCATGAGACGGAACCTTTCAG tttttcaACAGGCCCTCTGAAAGACGCCCCTAACCTGATCTGTACTCCGCACACATCTTGGTACAGTGAGCAGGCCTCGATTGAGGCTCGTGAAGAGGCAGCCAGGGAAGTGCGCCGAGCCATTACTG GGCGTATCCCTGACAGTCTCAAGAACTGTGTTAATAAGGAGTATCTAATGGCAGCCTCTCAGTGGCCCAGCATGGACGCAGCTACTGTTCACCCAGAACTTAATGGAGCCGCTTACAG ATTTCCTCCAGGTCTGATCaatgttgcagcagcagcagggggtcTTCCTGGAGCCGGTGCAGGCGTTGAGGGTTTGGTTTCAGGAACCCTCGCACATGGCATCGCCCCTGTCTCCCATCCCCCTCACGCACCCTCTCCTGGGCAGCCCACTAAGGCTGAAGCTGACAGAGACATCTCCTCCGACCAATAG